In Musa acuminata AAA Group cultivar baxijiao chromosome BXJ2-10, Cavendish_Baxijiao_AAA, whole genome shotgun sequence, a genomic segment contains:
- the LOC135625561 gene encoding uncharacterized protein LOC135625561 — protein sequence MFLVQKRLFCLLSCNKSSIHLSSYQFCSLFSNHRSEFMLVEPLESCEPSSKEAAKMAKDRICEKKLPISSPSIEFFKQSGWSDAQVMKLTKRAPNLLNANVETALKPRMRRLQDMGFSDSEIVQLVSSCPCVLILRDIEPRINFWRSRLGSNERLLKACKKNMFILSFSLARNIEPSISLLREHGISDERIAHMVLTVPGCFCGIDKLKEVIKYTEELGIPRDSGLYTYALHVVMSRKRSSFDATSATLMSFGCSQPDIVAVFRKCPYVWTFSKKTICDKMTFLMKEVGFELKSIIRCPVILTCSLEKRLRPRYEVLNFLKRNKLLDEGHNLLSVIQLTEEKFIKKYLFQHKEKFTSLYDSYLAAVQGKPYVVT from the coding sequence ATGTTTTtggtgcagaagaggctctttTGCCTTCTCTCATGTAACAAGTCCTCCATCCATCTTTCCTCCTATCAATTCTGCAGTCTGTTTTCAAATCATAGATCCGAATTTATGTTGGTCGAACCCCTTGAGTCATGTGAACCTTCCTCAAAAGAGGCTGCAAAAATGGCCAAGGATCGCATCTGTGAAAAAAAACTTCCAATTTCAAGTCCTTCcattgagttctttaagcagaGCGGCTGGAGTGATGCACAAGTCATGAAGCTTACCAAGAGGGCACCCAATTTGCTGAATGCTAATGTAGAGACTGCCCTGAAGCCTAGGATGAGACGTTtgcaggacatgggattttctgacTCTGAAATAGTTCAGCTAGTTTCATCATGTCCGTGTGTGCTCATTTTACGTGACATCGAACCGAGGATCAACTTCTGGAGGTCACGATTAGGTTCGAATGAGAGGCTTCTGAAAGCCTGCAAGAAGAACATGTTTATTCTTAGTTTTAGCTTGGCTCGGAATATAGAACCCAGTATCTCTCTCTTGAGGGAACATGGCATCAGTGACGAGCGTATTGCGCATATGGTGTTGACAGTGCCTGGCTGTTTTTGTGGAATAGACAAATTAAAGGAGGTTATCAAATATACTGAGGAATTGGGTATCCCACGTGACTCTGGACTATATACGTATGCACTTCATGTAGTCATGAGCAGGAAGAGATCTAGTTTTGATGCTACCAGTGCGACTCTGATGAGCTTTGGGTGTTCCCAGCCTGACATCGTTGCTGTATTCAGGAAGTGCCCATACGTTTGGACATTCTCAAAGAAGACCATATGTGACAAGATGACTTTCCTGATGAAGGAAGTTGGTTTTGAGCTGAAATCTATCATTCGCTGTCCCGTGATTCTTACTTGTAGCTTGGAGAAGAGACTGAGACCTCGATATGAGGTTTTGAATTTTCTTAAGCGGAATAAATTGCTGGATGAAGGACATAATCTGCTATCCGTCATACAACTAACCGAGGAGAAGTTCATTAAGAAATATCTTTTCCAGCACAAGGAGAAATTTACTTCTCTCTATGATTCCTATCTTGCTGCTGTGCAGGGAAAGCCATATGTTGTTACTTGA